The DNA region GACGCTGAGAACCGTTACTGATTTCCACTCACATCCCTTCGCCGAATGAATTGTCGAGAGGGTCAGAATGTCGTCATCGTTCTCCTTTGCGGGCTGTTGTTCGGCAAGCATCCCCGGAGGATCCAACGCCAAGTCGGTCAAGAACTCACGGCACGAGCCGAATGCTCCGGCCAGCGCGACGAGTTGATCAAGATCGGCCTGCCGACTTTCTGCGTCTTCACTATGCCGCCGTTCCAGATGAGGTTTATACCAGCGAACAACTACCTCCAGAGACATTGGCCAATCCGAACTGTAAAGCCGACCAAACATCTTGACGAGAGCTTTCCAGTGCTTTGCAGCCGCACTCGGCACGACTGCCTGTGAAATCAACTTCATGAACTTCGCTTTGCACAATTCCTGAGACAAGCGATCTGCAGTTGCCTTTCCGATCCCGTCCAAGAGGTTCAAAACCCGACACGCAGCGACCTGGTCGCGCGGATTTTGCCACCATTTTAGGACTGCCATGACGTCTTTAATATGCGCGGAATCCAGAAACTTTGAGCCGCCCCATTTCTGAAACCGTATCTTTGCCTTGTTTAGCGCGACTTCCAATTGCAAGCTCTGTTGCGAAGTCCGGAACAGAACAGCCTGCCGTGCGAGCGGCATTCCCTGCTCCCGTAGGTCAAGTACTGTTCGCACCACGTGATCCGCCTGCACCAGTTCATCCGCCACAGTCGTCAACAGCGGGAGTTGATCAGATTTTCGCTTGGACCACAGCTTCTTCTTAAAGGCATCAACTGCCAGGGACATCACGGCATTCGATGATTGCAGGATCGGTTCAGTAGATCGATAGTTGCGGGTTAGCGAGATGATTTTGGCTGGGAATGGAAAGCTCTGTGGGAAATCCCGAATGTTTTTCACCGTCGCCGCGCGAAACGAATAGATCGCCTGAGCATCGTCTCCGACGACCGTTAGCCCTCGACCGGACGGCTTTAATAGTTTGACGATCTTGAACTGAAGCCGATTAGTGTCCTGGAATTCGTCGATAAGGACATACTTGAACCGTCGCCTGAGACGCGGCCCTACCTGTGGATGCTGAAGGAGTTCGGTCAGTAGCACAAGAAGGTCGTCGTAATCCACCGCGGATTGCAACCTCTTCGCTTCCGTGAAACTAGCAAATATCCTCGACAGGGACTTTGTATTTTTCTCCCAACGTCGGTACCGGTCACGCTTTATCGTCGCTTTGAGTGATAAGCAGGCATTCCTCTGGTACG from Bradyrhizobium sp. B124 includes:
- a CDS encoding ATP-dependent helicase, with amino-acid sequence MPNQTANPSALEHLNVIQRKAVTFGMQSGKVTRHRPLLIVAGAGTGKTETLGMRTGWLVACGAKPSEILAASFTRRASKELVERAQKAIGTAVGNAGVKLPYAGTFHSIAYGLLNEYHDHVGLGENFTLLDRDDAADLMDLVRTRSGELDKNSAFPDRHVCSEIHSYQRNACLSLKATIKRDRYRRWEKNTKSLSRIFASFTEAKRLQSAVDYDDLLVLLTELLQHPQVGPRLRRRFKYVLIDEFQDTNRLQFKIVKLLKPSGRGLTVVGDDAQAIYSFRAATVKNIRDFPQSFPFPAKIISLTRNYRSTEPILQSSNAVMSLAVDAFKKKLWSKRKSDQLPLLTTVADELVQADHVVRTVLDLREQGMPLARQAVLFRTSQQSLQLEVALNKAKIRFQKWGGSKFLDSAHIKDVMAVLKWWQNPRDQVAACRVLNLLDGIGKATADRLSQELCKAKFMKLISQAVVPSAAAKHWKALVKMFGRLYSSDWPMSLEVVVRWYKPHLERRHSEDAESRQADLDQLVALAGAFGSCREFLTDLALDPPGMLAEQQPAKENDDDILTLSTIHSAKGCEWKSVTVLSVMEGCIPSSKCKADEEIEEERRLLYVAMTRAKDRLELVLPRRNFQPNGRYPGANVYSLPSRFIPQKIYGCFERELRSDTRARAGRGG